Sequence from the Rhodocyclaceae bacterium genome:
GGACGCCGGGTCGCGCAGCGCAACCTGCAGCTGGCGCTGGTTGATCTCGCCGCGCGCGATGGTGGCCAGTGCATCGTCGAGCTTGCCCAGGCCGAGGCGACCCGGCAACTGCTCCAGGTTGTAGGAGCCGATGCCCAGTCGCTGCAGCTCGCGTTCGACCACCGCCCGCCCCTGCGAGATGCTGGCTGCCAGGTTCTGCGCGTTGAACCACTGCCGGACCTTGTTGCGCGCACGCGAGCTGCGGGTAAAGCCGAGCTGCGGATTCAACCAGTCGCGCGAAGGGCCACCCTCGCGGATGGTGATGATCTCGACCGTCTGGCCATTGGACAGCGGGAAGCTGAGCGGGACGATCGCACCGTCGACCCGGGCGCCGCGGCAGCGATGGCCCAGTTCGGTATGCAGCGCATAGGCGAAGTCCACCGGCGTGCTGCCAGCCGGCATGTCGACCACCCGTCCCTGCGGTGTCAGCGCATAGACGACGTCGCTGAACAGTTCGGTCTTGAACCGTTCGCCCAGCGACTCGGCGGGCTGGTCTGGATCGGGCGCCGCGTCCGGTGCCTGGCCCATGGCCTGCCCACCCTGCTGCACGACGGTATCGCGCCAGTCGAGCACGCGCCGCAGCCAGGCGATCCGCTGGTCGTAGTCGCTGCCGGCCGACCGGCTGCCGGCCTCCTTGTAGGCCCAGTGCGCAGCCACGCCCAGCTCGGCGTGCTGGTGCATCGCATGGGTGCGGATCTGGACCTCGACCGCCCGGTCGCCGGGACCGATGACGGCGGTGTGCAGCGACCGGTAGTCATTGCCCTTCGGCTTGGCGATGTAGTCGTCGAATTCCTTCGGTACCGGCGTCCAGCGGTTGTGCACCAGACCGAGCGCGGCATAGCAGTCCTTCACCTCGTCGACCAGCACGCGCACGCCGAACACGTCGTACAGGTCTCCGAACTCGACACCCTTGCGGCCCATCTTGCGCCAGATGCTGTAGATGTGCTTCGGCCTGCCGGTCACCTGGGCGGCTATGCCGGAAGCCGCGAGGTCCGCGCGCAGGATGCGCATCACCTCGTCGATCATCTTCTGGCGCGCCACGCGCTTCTCGTCGAGCAGCTTGGCGATGTGCTTGTAGGTGACCGGATCCGACAACCGGAAGGCGAGATCTTCCATCTCCCACTTGAGCTGCCAGATGCCCAGCCGGTTGGCGAGCGGCGCGAACAGGTCGAGCGTCACCCGCGCGTGGCGTCGGCGCAGTGCCTCGTCGGGATGCCGGATGAGCGCGCGCAGGGTGACCAGTTCCTGGGCCAGCTTGATCAGTACGGTACGGATATCCTGCACCATCGCCAGGAGCATCTTGCGCAGCGACTCCTGCTGGGCGGGCGTGGTACCGGCCTCGCCCACCTCGGACAGGGTCTGGATCGAATCGAGGCGGGCCGTTCCTTCGACCAGTGCGGCAACCTCGGTGCCGGCGCGCTGTCGCAGCGCCTCGCGCGCGTTGCCGGCATCGAGCGGCAGCCAGGCGAGCAGCGCTGCCATGCGGCTCGCCGGATCCGCACCGATCGTGGCCAGCACCTGGGCGACATCGAGTGCTGCCGCCGACCTGAGCGAGCCCACCGGCAGTTTCAGGTCGCCATACCTGAGCCCCGCCCAGGCGAGCGCCGCCTCGACCTGCGCACCCGGGATCGCCGCCAGCCGGCCCTGCTCGCGCAGCAGGGCCGCCGCATGCAGCGCCCAGTCGTCGGTCGTCCATTGCAGCGGCAGGGGCCGTTCGTCGGTCGTCATGGTGCGATTATCCCACCGGCCCTGCCGCGGCTCCGGCGTGGATGCGTCCGCGCACCGCTTCCGCCAGCCGGGTGAGCGTCAACGGTGCCGAGCCCTCGGCCTTGTTGTTGGCGATGACGTACACGGCGTCGCCGGCGCCGAGGGTGTCGCAGGCCAGTGCCGCGAGCGCCGCCCGCGCCACTGGATCTTCATCGACCAGGCGATCGAACGGCTCGTAACGTGCCTTCGCCTCGTCGTACCCGAACCCCGAGTGCAGGTTCCAGCGCACGACCAGCGGGCCGGGGCCGGCCAGCCGCGCCCGCTGGGCCTGCGCCTGGACCGATGGCATCCGGGCATGCACGCCGATGCAATAGCGCACACGATGCCCGGCCAGCGCCGCGAAGAAAGCCGGCTCGAGTACCTCCGGATCGCGCACCTCGACCGCCAGCAGGGCATCGGGCTCTTCGGCGCGCACTGCGCCGAGGAATCCGTCGAGCGCATCGACAAAGCGCTGCGGCACGCGCGTCCACGCCCGGCCCAGCGGTGAGAACTGGAACACCAGCGGTCCGGCCTTCGGGCCGAGTCCTTCGAGCGCCGGGCGAACGAACTGGTCGATGGCCACGCGTTCGTCCAGGAACTGATCATTGGCCACCGGCAACGCACCCTCGCTGCGCACGACGGCGCTGGTGCACGCCGACGGTGCCTTGACCAGGAAACGAAAATGGTCAGGCACCTGCGCAGCATGGCGCGCGAACGCTGCCGCCGGCAGCGGCGAATAGAAGGTGCGGTCGATGCCGACCGTACGCAGCACGGGATGGCGCGCATACGCGACCAGCCCTTCGCGCGACAGCCGGGAGGGGTCTGCGCTGCGGTCGTAGACGAGACCGGCCCAGCCCGGGAACGACCAGGACGAAGTACCGAGGTAGAGCGCTGCCGGAAGCGATTGGCCGAGTTCGACCAATGCCGGCGACACCACTGCCGGACCGAGACCGCCGGCCTGACGCGCGGCGCGCGGCCCGGTCCCGGCGCCCTCGGATGCGGCCGGGACCGGCCGCCCGAAAAGATCCAGTTGCGACATTCCGGAAGTCATCGCGGAAGGATAAGGCGAAATCCGCGTATCCATCGTGCCGCAGGCGCACCCGCGACCCGCTACAATGATCGCCTTACAGGCATGTTTTCTGCTTCGGAAGGCTTGGTAATCGCTCGACATGGCCATCAACTGGAAGACCTACCCCGCCCGCGGCGTGTACGACACGCTGCTCGCCGCACCCGGCGAGGTACGGCCCGTGGCGAGCAGCCTCTGCGACTACCTCGGTTCGCTGACCGAGAAGGAGGTGCGCGACCGACGTGCCGCCGCAGACCTGGCGATCCGCAACCTCGGCATCACCTTCACCGTCTACTCCGAAGAGGGCGGGTCGATCGACCGCGCCTGGCCGTTCGACATCATCCCGCGGGTCATCGCGCGCAGCGAGTGGACGCGCATCGAGCGCGGGTTGCGCCAGCGGGTCGAGGCCCTGAACCTGTTCATCGACGACATCTACCACGACCAGCGGATCGTCAAGGACAAGGTGTTCCCTGCCGAACTGCTGGCCGACTCGAAGAATTTCCGGCCGCAGTGCGTCGGTGCGACGCCGGCGCACGGTATCTGGGCGCACATCTGCGGCTCCGACCTGGTGCGCGACCGCGACGGCACGATGTACGTGCTCGAAGACAACCTGCGCGTACCCTCCGGCGTGTCGTACATGCTCGAGAACCGGCTGGTGATGAAGCGCGTGTTCCCGGAACTGTTCGCCAACAGCACGATCCTGCCGGTGGACGACTACCCGTCGCAGCTGTTCGACTGCCTTGCCTCGCTGTCGCCGCGCCGCGGCCGTCGCCCAGAAGTCGTGGTGCTGACGCCGGGCATCCACAACTCCGCCTACTTCGAGCATGCGTACCTCGCACAGCAGATGGGCGCGGAGCTCTGCCTGGGGTCCGACCTGGTGGTCGGCGACGACGACTGCGTGTACAAGAAGGCGATCACCGGGCTGGAACGCGTCGACGTCATCTATCGCCGGATCGACGACCTCTACCTCGACCCGGAGTCGTTCAACAGCGATTCGGTGGTCGGCGTTAAGGGGCTGTTCCGCGCCTGGCGCAACGGCAAGGTCGGGCTGGCGAACGCGCCCGGGGCCGGCGTGGCGGACGACAAGGTCGTCTACGCATTCGTGCCGGCGATGATCCGCTACTACCTCGACGAGGAGGCGATCCTGCCGAACGTGCCAACGTACAAGTGCGTCGACCGCAAGGAACGCGACCATGTGCTGGCGAACCTCGCCAGACTGGTGGTCAAGCCCGCAAACGAGTCAGGCGGCTACGGCATGCTGATCGGCCCGCAGGCAAGCAGCAAGGACCTGGAAGACTTCGCGCGCCACATCCGGCGTGATCCCCGAAACTACATCGCGCAGCCGATGATCACGCTTTCCACCGCGCCTACGCTGGTCGAAGACCACGTCGAGCCGCGTCATGTCGACCTGCGTCCGTTCATACTGTCCAGCAAGTCCACTTACGTGACGACCGGCGGGCTGACCCGCGTCGCACTGCGCAAGGGCTCGACCGTGGTCAATTCGTCGCAGGGCGGCGGCAGCAAGGACACCTGGATCGTCGACCATGAAGCGAGCTGACCCCATCAAACGCCGCAGCAGCGTCCCGCTCACCGTCTGGAGCCCGCTCGATGCTTTCCGGGCACGCTGAATCGATCTACTGGCTGGGCCGCTATGTCGAGCGGGCCGAGGACGGCGCGCGACTGGCCAACGTCCATGCCAACCTGCTCCTCGACCTGCCGCGCAAGTACACCTTCGGCTGGGCGCCGCTGATCGCGATCACCGGCTACTCCGACCTGTTCGCCGATCTGTACAGGGAAACCAACGAACGCAACGTCGTGCGCTTCCTGATCGCCGACGAGAAGAACCCGGGGTCGATCCTGTCCTCGCTCGCCTGCGCTCGCGAGAACGCTCGGCTGCTGCGCGACCTGCTGCCGCGCGAAGCCTGGGAGCAGATCAACGAGCTCTACCTGCGCGCGAAGCAGGATGCCGGCAACTCGCTCGCGCAAGGTCGGCGCTACGACTACCTCGAGGCAGTGATCCGCGGCGCGCAGCAGCTGTCCGGCACGCTGGCGGGCACGATGGCGCATGACTACCCGTACGATTTCCTGCGCCTGGGCCTCGCGCTGGAGCGCGCCGACATGACCACCCGTATCATCGACGTGCGTTCGGCCAACCTGCTCGACGGCAGCGTGAAGTCCGATGACGGTGCGGCAGACCTGGCGCCTTTCGAGACGATCCAGTGGATGAGCGTGCTGCGCTCGCTGTCAGGCTATCAGGTGTACCGCCAGACCGTTCGCGGCCCGGTCAGCCACGCAGACGTGCTGCGATTCCTGCTGACCGACACGCGCTTTCCGCGCTCGATCGGCTTCTGCCTGGCTCAGATGGACGCGCTGCTGCGGCGGCTGCCGCGCAGCAGTGCGATCACCCGCGACATCCGCAGGCTGGTCGACGACCTCGAGCATGTCGATTTCGACCGCCTCGACCGGCAGGCGCTCCATCGCTACACGGACGAGCTTCAGATCGGCTTCGGCACGCTGCACGACCGGATCAGCGCGACCTACTTCCTCACGGGACCGGCCACCGCGCCCGGAAGCACCTGATCCATGACCATCCGTGTCGCGCTCCATCACAAGACGC
This genomic interval carries:
- a CDS encoding bifunctional (p)ppGpp synthetase/guanosine-3',5'-bis(diphosphate) 3'-pyrophosphohydrolase encodes the protein MTTDERPLPLQWTTDDWALHAAALLREQGRLAAIPGAQVEAALAWAGLRYGDLKLPVGSLRSAAALDVAQVLATIGADPASRMAALLAWLPLDAGNAREALRQRAGTEVAALVEGTARLDSIQTLSEVGEAGTTPAQQESLRKMLLAMVQDIRTVLIKLAQELVTLRALIRHPDEALRRRHARVTLDLFAPLANRLGIWQLKWEMEDLAFRLSDPVTYKHIAKLLDEKRVARQKMIDEVMRILRADLAASGIAAQVTGRPKHIYSIWRKMGRKGVEFGDLYDVFGVRVLVDEVKDCYAALGLVHNRWTPVPKEFDDYIAKPKGNDYRSLHTAVIGPGDRAVEVQIRTHAMHQHAELGVAAHWAYKEAGSRSAGSDYDQRIAWLRRVLDWRDTVVQQGGQAMGQAPDAAPDPDQPAESLGERFKTELFSDVVYALTPQGRVVDMPAGSTPVDFAYALHTELGHRCRGARVDGAIVPLSFPLSNGQTVEIITIREGGPSRDWLNPQLGFTRSSRARNKVRQWFNAQNLAASISQGRAVVERELQRLGIGSYNLEQLPGRLGLGKLDDALATIARGEINQRQLQVALRDPASDASQPHEAPDVVPIARRSEAGNSGRGILVVGVDKLLTVLAKCCKPAPPDPIIGFVSRGRGVTVHRRDCPNVARMPQERMIESGWGQAGGERFAVDLEVLAHDRQGLLRDISELLSREKVNVTATQTASRSDTAHMMFTVEVLDVAQVQRLLGTIGDVKGVIRVRRR
- a CDS encoding DUF72 domain-containing protein, which gives rise to MTSGMSQLDLFGRPVPAASEGAGTGPRAARQAGGLGPAVVSPALVELGQSLPAALYLGTSSWSFPGWAGLVYDRSADPSRLSREGLVAYARHPVLRTVGIDRTFYSPLPAAAFARHAAQVPDHFRFLVKAPSACTSAVVRSEGALPVANDQFLDERVAIDQFVRPALEGLGPKAGPLVFQFSPLGRAWTRVPQRFVDALDGFLGAVRAEEPDALLAVEVRDPEVLEPAFFAALAGHRVRYCIGVHARMPSVQAQAQRARLAGPGPLVVRWNLHSGFGYDEAKARYEPFDRLVDEDPVARAALAALACDTLGAGDAVYVIANNKAEGSAPLTLTRLAEAVRGRIHAGAAAGPVG
- a CDS encoding circularly permuted type 2 ATP-grasp protein, whose translation is MAINWKTYPARGVYDTLLAAPGEVRPVASSLCDYLGSLTEKEVRDRRAAADLAIRNLGITFTVYSEEGGSIDRAWPFDIIPRVIARSEWTRIERGLRQRVEALNLFIDDIYHDQRIVKDKVFPAELLADSKNFRPQCVGATPAHGIWAHICGSDLVRDRDGTMYVLEDNLRVPSGVSYMLENRLVMKRVFPELFANSTILPVDDYPSQLFDCLASLSPRRGRRPEVVVLTPGIHNSAYFEHAYLAQQMGAELCLGSDLVVGDDDCVYKKAITGLERVDVIYRRIDDLYLDPESFNSDSVVGVKGLFRAWRNGKVGLANAPGAGVADDKVVYAFVPAMIRYYLDEEAILPNVPTYKCVDRKERDHVLANLARLVVKPANESGGYGMLIGPQASSKDLEDFARHIRRDPRNYIAQPMITLSTAPTLVEDHVEPRHVDLRPFILSSKSTYVTTGGLTRVALRKGSTVVNSSQGGGSKDTWIVDHEAS
- a CDS encoding alpha-E domain-containing protein — its product is MLSGHAESIYWLGRYVERAEDGARLANVHANLLLDLPRKYTFGWAPLIAITGYSDLFADLYRETNERNVVRFLIADEKNPGSILSSLACARENARLLRDLLPREAWEQINELYLRAKQDAGNSLAQGRRYDYLEAVIRGAQQLSGTLAGTMAHDYPYDFLRLGLALERADMTTRIIDVRSANLLDGSVKSDDGAADLAPFETIQWMSVLRSLSGYQVYRQTVRGPVSHADVLRFLLTDTRFPRSIGFCLAQMDALLRRLPRSSAITRDIRRLVDDLEHVDFDRLDRQALHRYTDELQIGFGTLHDRISATYFLTGPATAPGST